Below is a window of Mus caroli chromosome 2, CAROLI_EIJ_v1.1, whole genome shotgun sequence DNA.
AttcccaaacacagacacacatgcacactgatagtttaaaataaaaataaaattttacaaaaaaaaaaatccaagaagacAAGGgaaagggctgcagagatggctcagcggttatgagcactgactgctcttccagaggttatgagttcaattcccagcaaccacatggtggctcacaaccatctgtatcagGATCCGATTGctcacttctggtgtgtctaaagacagtgacagtggactcatataaataaaacaaacaaataaatcttttttaaaaaagacaagggAGAATGAGTATGGTgatttattaaagtattttttgttgttactgttctgcagttttcttttttttttgtttgtttttttgtttgtttttttggtttttgggttttttgttttgttgttgttgttgttgttgttattcagtCCAACAATAACATGGACGACTGAAGTAGAATAAGGAAAGGGAGTATCGGAGTTTCACTAACAGTCCCCAAAATAAGGGCAGCATGAAAGTGAGGGGAGAGAGATGTAGGAGCCCAGACATATTAACAGGGAAGTCTAATAGGAAATAAGTAGATAAAGATAGGCAGAGAAAAGGCGAGACATCCAGAATGACTGGAGCCTTAGTCACTGGCTCAGAGGGAAAGACTTCAATAAAAGCAGGGAACACAGGTGGACACTGACAAAGAAAGAGATGGTGTTTCAATGGAATTgagtctcctcagtgctggcacATTCGAGTGGGGATGGCCCACGTGTGGCTTGGAACACTACTTCAGGAGAGTAAGAGAGGGCAAAGTGGTATTTACAGGGTGGGTGTtataggaaagagaagcaaacagTATTCAGAACAAGTGATGCAATGAGCGGGAAGCCCCACCCCTGTCCCCAGGGTAGCCTCAAAAGAGGGTCACCCTGTGACGTGTCCGAAAGCTCCATGTGTGTTGGTCTCGTTCTCTCTGGGGTTGCAATTACATGTTTGCTTCTCCACTCTCCTTTTAATACATACCTcacagttttaaaaactaaaatagaatGGTAACTCATATTTAAATGTTACAAGGAAATTCTGTATTGTGTACATAGGGGGAAAACGTGACGTGTATCAAAATATTAGTAAAGACAGATAGTAGgtagcctgttttctttttactcacctgtattttctgtttctgtaatatAATTATGATTATCATAGAGCATTTGGGACTTGGTGATCTTAGAATACTGTGACTATGGCAGTTAGCAAGAAGTCAGCACCATAAGTGCGAGCTGAAGACTTGACAGGCAGGCTTGGGTGGTTTAAACGAAAGTGAAGACAATGATATTGGCTAAGGGAAGCATGACCCGTAGAGGTTTGCCTTGTTTGTCGAATGCAAAGATTCTATCCACTGTAATCTGAGGAGGGAAACATTAGAGGAAGAAGGAGCTTGCGGAAAAGAGACCTGGGTGTTTGTTGTCTGAGTCAGCAAAGAAAGGGGGGTGGTGTAGATGCTGCTTTGACAGGTAGGAGGGAGAATCATCAGAGTGACAGCTCAGAGTGTTCATCAGTTGGCACAATGAAATAAGAGGAGTATTTCATTGGATCAGGAGACAACAGAGAAGTGAGAACAATTTGAGGGAAATTGTGGTGCTCCTTTTCCAACCTCTTGCTGACTGGCCTGGTCCTTTTCCTCGTCCTCGGTGACGTCCCTAGCTTACGGCTTGTGCTTCTTCATTTCAGATGCAGAGGAATCACTTGGCACGACACTTGCAAGAGAATACCCAGTTGCACATGAGACTGTTGGCCCAGGCTGTTCATAATGTTAACCTTGCTTTGCGTCCGTGCGATGCCGCCTCTCCATCCCGGGGATGTcgtccagaggacccaaattatGAGGAAACTATCAAACAGTTGGAGAGTCGCCTAGTAAGACAGGACCATCAGATCCGGGAGCTGACTGCCAAAATGGAAACTCAGAGTATGTACGTGGGCGAGCTCAAACGGACCATTCGGACCCTGGAGGACAAGGTTGCCGAAATGGAAGCACAGCAGTGTAACGGGATCTACATTTGGAAGATTGGCAACTTTGGGATGCACTTGAAATcccaagaagaggaaagacctgTTGTCATCCATAGCCCTGGATTCTACACAGGCAGACCTGGGTACAAGCTGTGCATGCGCCTGCACCTTCAGTTACCAACAGCTCAGCGCTGTGCAAACTATATATCCCTTTTTGTCCACACAATGCAAGGAGAATATGACAGCCACCTCCCCTGGCCCTTCCAGGGTACAATACGCCTTACAATTCTTGACCAGTCTGAAGCAGTTATAAGGCAAAACCACGAAGAGGTCATGGACGCTAAACCAGAACTGCTTGCCTTTCAGCGACCCACAATCCCACGGAACCCCAAAGGTTTTGGCTATGTAACCTTTATGCACCTGGAAGCCTTAAGACAGGGAACCTTCATTAAGGACGATACATTACTAGTGCGCTGTGAAGTCTCTACCCGCTTTGACATGGGTGGCCTTCGGAAGGAGGGTTTCCAGCCACGAAGTACTGATGCAGGGGTGTAGCGTCCATGTACTTGTGTTCAAAAACTAGGAACTATATGGGAAAACCATGCCTTCCATGCCTGGCCCCAGTAAGCAATGCTCAAACAAGCAGTGGGAGAGGTGTAAGCCTAGCAGCAGATGTCATCAGTGAGGTCACGAGCCACTTCTTACTGTTAACAAATACCTGAGGCAGTTCCCATGGGAACCTACATGTCCCCTGTATCTTCAAAGCCTCAACATTTGAAGGGCCTGTGGCTCGTCTGTCTGTCAGGGTACCCCTTCTCTGTGCTTCCATGGGCTTTTTTGTCCATGTACTTTACTGTAAAAAAGGCCAGACAGTGTGCTGCAGCTCAATCGTTTAATAAGACCGGTGCCTTAAAAACTTGAGGGGTTTTTAGGACACTGATTACTATATTAAACATGAGAATCACCACTGCCTGTGCTGGTGCCAGTAGAGAAGTTACCGCTCTGGTGTTAAGTTCTCATTTAGTTGACTCCTGTGAATTTCAGAGGCTTTAACCATGATCCCTGGAAGGCTTAAGTTCTCAAGTACTCCCTCCTCTATAGTTCACTAAGGATCCAGGGACTGGTCTAACCCTTACTTACTTAGTGTGAATGTATTGTCCACTGAACACCAAGCATCCCCCACTACTTTCCTGTTTTGAAATATGCTCCAGGCAGCCTCTTACCAGTCTGTAATACCGCGGTCATGTGCTTGCCAACTGCTGAGTGTTACTGCCATGGGACCTTTCTTGTCTGTCCAGTGCAGCTTGGTTTCCATAGCCTGTTGTACATCTTCTGTTGCTTGCAAACACAAAATCACCAGCCCGAGCGAGTGATTTAGCTCACTAGCCATTAAATGGCATCTCGTGGATGATGACAGCAACTCGCCAGGAGACTTGAGCCCTCTTAACTACCTTTTGATTTAGCTTATAagattaattgaaataaaattgatttttctcaaggggttggagaattggctcagtggttaagagccttggctgctcttccagaggacccccagtctgtaactccagttccagggcatctgacaccctcatacagacactcatgcaggcaaaacaccagtgcacataaaactaactaactaactaaataaataaatattgatttcCTCAAAACAGAATTTATTGGAACTTGGGGAATTGTAGGTACCTGAGAGATGCCTAAACCAAGGTTGGCTATCACGGTTGTGTGGACACTCAGCTTGAGTGGTGGCTTTGTCCAGCTCAGTAGAGGTTCTGATGTGTGACCCTAATGTGGAGAGGTGACAGTTGTGCTGCTGTGTATTTGTTAATGTCCTGTACATATACAATACTTTGGAGTCCAGTTCTCAGGGAGTCCTCCGACTAGTTAGAGCCTTTGTAAGGAAGCAGAGGGGGTCCTCTACTGCTGTTTACACAAGATCAGCTAAGTGTTCTGGTAATAAGAAAGGCATTCGTGTCTTCAGCTGAACCAGAGACCCGAGCAGTGCTCAGACCTGCCCTGTTTCCAGAGAACGCTCAGAGCCCTCCACCAAGGAGTCTGGTTCTCAGCTGTAGCCAGCAAGGGCCTCTTTGACCTCTTCATTTTTCCCCTGCTTCTGTCCTACCCATAAAGGTGAGGGGAAGACCTTGTCCCCTACCATTATCACAAGCTCATCACAGGTCTCTTCTGTTGGATCCAGGAAATGTGTGTCCCTTAGCTGTGCCTCCAGCAACCCTGAGCCGCTTGTAGCTGCTTCTGCCTAAGGAGCACTGCATGGTCTTATACTGTAGTTTGTTTCCCAGTGGAGAAATAAATGTGggcttgtttgttgtttctttaaaGCAAGCAGTAGCTGTGtctatatttatttagaaattgcCTGAAGAAGATTACTCAACTATTTGAAGACTTATTTTCTATAtgcctttcttaatttttttatgttatatGTCACCACAAAAATATCAACTCCCCAACCCCCTCTCcgttttttgaaaaatgaaatgacaTTTAAGAACTTCCTAATcagatttctctttttaaaatatctgtattaGAAGAACAGTCGTTTCCTGCCGTGGTTTTAAAAAAACTCTAACATCTTTTAAGGTTATTTTGCATAAGTTAAACTGTTCCCAGCTTtaaattgttcttcctatagggcaaGTTGGACTAGGTGCTTCTAGTATCCGAGTTGAGAAGCCCAGTGCTGAGCCACAATACTCACTAAAAGGCTTTCCCCGTAGAGGTGTGACTGCCCCTACTGCTAACATGGATGGTTCACTGCAGTTTAATGTCCATCCGCTAGAATACACCTTAGGTAGTTTTAGAACTTGCAGCATTTGGTGTTTGTAATAAGCCAACCAGTTACTTTATGTTACTCAATTGCCACGAATGCAGAGTAAAAATAATCAAGCTGACATTCAAGGTCAACACTTAGTAAGGTCAACTCAGGATCGAGTCTTAGCCTCGAAAGCTGCTTTCTTTACTTCACCACTTCCCCAACTCCTGAACATTCTCTTTGTACCAGTGGGCCTATAAGAATCCGTATAGTCCAGAGTGCATTGGCCATCTTTTCTTACCAATCTAGAACACTGCTGAATTTAAAGTTGTTTCTTCTTAGGAAAATGCCCAACTTACTATTGAAGATTTTTCCCCAAGTCATATATTTCCCTCTTAGAAATCAGGCCAGATGGTAGTTCTAGTTTGGAAGTTAGTTACAGTCCTTTGGCTGTTACCATCTCTAGCcattctgctttcttctagagaatgaagaggagaaaaGTGCATTAAAGTACAAAAGGTGTTCTCTCACTCTCGGAAGATCAACTGACAGGTGTTGGATGGTCTCCAACAAGTAAATTTTGTGACCAGTATAAAGTTGAATTTGTACCAATATCAAACAAAGTCTGACCAATGTAAATTATGTGTACAATTAGACTATCTTCTCCTTAAGGAGAAGTTGCTTATTTCTGCTTTATCTAGAGTTTCCTTCATTCTCATGTGACTGGAAAACGTTTTAACTTTAACTATCGGGGTTATTCTTACTTAAGACTTTGAagtgcttttctctctctttctgtcgtTAACACACATCTTTTCCGACTTGACTCAAATTCTCGCCATTGTCTTAACGTAAAATGTTGTTACATTTTTTTATGGGGTGTTTGGTGATTCGTTTGCTGGCTGCCTTGAGGGAGTGAACAGGGCGCGGTCAAGAGTCACTTGGTTGTCTGTTGAAATACTCTTTAAATGTCAGCATTCTCAGGGTAACTGTCATTTGTTTCAACGTTGATGTGATTGTCTGGGAAATGGATTGTTGCTTCccaattcccagaatccagaaaaatgaaaccagatGTGATCAACCTGAACTTGGGACACTCGGTCACAAGCCTTGAAGTCACTCAAAAAGGACTAACTAAGCTAGTTATTTCTCTGTGCGTCCTCTGTGCCTTTGATGTTTTAAACTgctcaaccccaccccccaaaataaaaataaataaataaataataaaagaaaagaattgtagTTTTTCACATTGTGGAATGTGGAGAGGAACTCCTTTTCCTGTCCTGTGTATCCTCAGCGGAGCCCAGCCCTGCCTGACACAGAAGAAAAGGGTGGCCTGTTGGTCACCTGCCATTCAGAATGTAGCCCCATCTGACTCCTAAAACCCCAATTTCCTTCAGTGCaggctccagaagagggcagagacCCCATTCTGGTCACTGCTGAACCCCTGTTTTTAGCATACTGTGCATGGGCCTGGCCAGAAGTCACAAGCTGTAATGGGAGCCAGGGTGGAAGCTGACTGGCTGCTGGGTAGCCTACTTGTGATGTAAGTCAGTTGGTAAAGTGagagtgttcttctttctgcttttctcccgGGACTTTACTATTGCAGTTCTCAAACATGGAAGTGAGTTTAAAGCCCAGTGAACACCTACCACCTAGGACCTTAAGTGACATTAGGTTTGCTCTGATTTAATGCTACTATAATGTAAATTCTAATTTCTCTTTAAGACTGTTCAATCCTGAAATAATTAAACCACTTGAAGTTGTATAAAGTTCTCCTTGGAAACTTgtgatattttattgtaatttatcTTGTAGCTTCTGCTTTATGCCAACTTAAAATTTGTGGAAATGTCGTGAGGAACTTTAGTCTTACTTCTTTGTCTACAGGAGTGTTTTTATAAAGGATTTATTTGCAAGTTTCTGGTTATGTAGAATGTTACTTTATTACTTGAGATAATTCCATGGGTAAAGGTATAATTTGAGACACATTTTGCTAAATATATGATTTCAGGATTATGTTCCCTGGGAACTGAAAATGACTGATTTAACATATAGCTACTAAATTTGGAATCAGGATTGTTGCAAGGGTCTCTGTAGCCTCTATAGCCAGCAAAGTGGTAATCCTCGGGAGGCAAGAAAGCAGTTCAGTTCAGTGCAACAAAGTACTTGTTGTTGCTTCCAAGTTCAGGAGTCTGACCCTGAATGGTTTATTTTTGGCATATTTAAGCCCAGCTCACCTTGGTGAAAACTTTTTTGGTGATAATTAACCCCAGCCTGTGTATATTACAATAAAGCATACATAAATCTCTTTGAGGAGCCAAGTGAGCTAAGGAAAGATTAGATATGAACACATCAAAGCTGTATGACATGCGGGTAACACCTTCTATAATGGGTTCTATAAAGGGAGAGGGTCAGATGTGCTCAGGTACCCAAGCTAGAACAGTTTTCTCTTCCCAGCCTTCTCAATGGATAACAGGTTACACATTCCTTCTCTGGAAAGAGCATCCCTGTATCCTAACATCCCATGTCCCCTGGTGCTGATCTGTGAACACAAGGACCTCCATGCTTCCTACAGACTTTATTGCTGACTGACCACTTAAGTTCAATTTTATTTCTGATCGTTTAGCTACCTGTAAAGTGGGATCTAGGATTTGAAATTTAGATATTATGAAGTATTTAACATTATTAATGCTTAGGTCTAATTTTGGAGGTATTTTATAGACTTAGGGAGACTGCTTATTTTATAACTATGAAAAATGGTATAATAAAATCTgacttcaaaaaaaatcaaaatgcagtGGTCAGATGGTCACAAGCACACTGTGCTCAGACTTCTCCTGCCGTGGAATTGGTAAGGGGTCTTTCTAATACTTCTGGACTTGGAGAAAATGCactgggttgggggggggttgtaAAAGTGAGAAACAAATGGTAATAATCTTAGGTTTCAATTGAGTAGGTTTGTTTAGAGACAGATTGAAACAGTTGTCAAATTCAGTGCCACACACTCAACCACACGTGCCATGGGATGCTGTGCCAAGCAAGCCCTGCCTGGCTCCCACCAGCTCCCTTGAGCCAGTGCAGCAGAGGGCAGAACTGACACAGAGGGAAGGTCTGAGCTTACTGTGCTGAGCAGGCTCTCTGCACTCCAGCTAATAGACATGGATGACATCTTTCCAAACTCAGGTCACAAATGTGCACTCACACTCATCTCACAAAAGCACCCGGAGTTCTGACTCTCATTTGTGTCTTAGCTATAaaactatgaccaaggcaacatgcCTTGAGCTTTATGAATATAGATACAGACCGACATACCTCTTCCCCCACTCCTTTACTTTCTTATCAGCTTGTATAATGCACAGTATCTTTACAAATGAATACCTAATTGAAAtgatgtatatatgcaaatatcaCAATGGTTCTAATAAAATAACTAGATTAATGTGCCTTAGGATTACTCTGGGGTGCTGGGCCTTGCtataacaagaagaaaacaaataccagGTGCTAGTttctatttgaaattaaaaaaaaaaatcatgaatacCTTGGCCCTTAGGAGACAGTAGATGAGGACTCACTGTTGTTCCTAATTTTGGCAATGATTTCTGGCCTGAAGCTTCAAGTCTGACACACAAGCCCAGAGAAAGTTTTCTATAGCTGCTGTAGGCCCAGTGAAAAGCAGGTGACCACATGAATTTATTTCTAACAAAAATTGACAGGGGTCTCCATTCTCCCCATTTCCAATCCAATCCTGTGGGCTCAATCTGCCCTCCTCTTAGCAACCCCCACTAATGCTTTGTTTCTATGTATGGATGTTTACTGACATTCATGGCTGCGTATCTTGTGTGTGCCAGGTACCCTAGGAGGCCaaaagagtgcattggatcccctgggactggagctacagTTGACTGTAAGCTCTGGATTATGaggctgttgtttgtttttaaagctgctTCTGTTACCGGGTTATTAAAAATGTTGTTAGAAGCCTTTCTATGTAAAACAAACATAGGATCCCTGAGTACAAAGTGAAAGCTGGTAAAGCATTTAATTGCTTTAAAAGATGCCACCGTAATTCTAAATTCCAAACACTGTTAATCATAGAATcaccttttaaaaagactttttagCATTCCACTTCTATTTTTAGGTAAACTGTATATtctattgtactggctggttttgtgtgtcaacttgacacagctggagttatcacagagaaaggagcttcagttgaggaaatgcctccatgagatccaactgtaaggcattttctcaattagtgatcaagggggaaaggccccttgtgggcggtgccatctctgggctggtagtcttggttctataagagagcaggctgagcaagccaggggaagcaagccaataaagaacatccctccatggcctctgcatcagctcctgcttcctgacctgtttgacttccagtcctgacttccttgatgataaacagcagtatggaattgtaagctgaataaaccctttcctcaccaacttgcttcttggtcatggatgtttgtgcaggaatagaaactctgactaagacatctATGAACGACTGTTTCCATATTTctattgaatttttttgtttgcatgtatctattcatgtgtatgcatgcccgTATGTACATGTTAAAGATAGACATGCATAGATGACCATGCTGGAGTTACATCTGCAACATATATGCAGGTAGAGGCTGGAAGTCAGTTTCCAGTGCCTTCCTCAATGATCTcctcctttattttttgagacaaggtctctccctgaatctgAAGCTCACAGGTTTGGCTAGATTGGTTcatgagctgggggggggggtctactTTTCTTGCTGTCATCCCCCGCAATGCTGGAGGTACAGCCAGCCCCATGCCTGGCTTgcttacatgggtgctggggcttgaactcgggtcctcatgcttgtgctgCAGGCTCTTtacccagctgagccatcttcccagccgaTTTCTATACTTTGTATACTAGGACTTGCATGGGTAAGAGTACCTCACAGTGTTACACAGTCTTACAAAAATAGTCTGTGAGTGTGCTTTCTCCACAGTGCCTGAGGCAGCCAGAGGGAAAAAGGTTTACTATGTCTCATGGTGTGGGACGATTCAGTCCATGGCT
It encodes the following:
- the Traf6 gene encoding TNF receptor-associated factor 6, translated to MSLLNCENSCGSSQSSSDCCAAMAASCSAAVKDDSVSANTGNLSSSFMEEIQGYDVEFDPPLESKYECPICLMALREAVQTPCGHRFCKACIIKSIRDAGHKCPVDNEILLENQLFPDNFAKREILSLTVKCPNKGCLQKMELRHLEDHQVHCEFALVNCPQCQRPFQKCQVNTHIIEDCPRRQVSCVNCAVSMAYEEKEIHDQSCPLANIICEYCGTILIREQMPNHYDLDCPTAPIPCTFSVFGCHEKMQRNHLARHLQENTQLHMRLLAQAVHNVNLALRPCDAASPSRGCRPEDPNYEETIKQLESRLVRQDHQIRELTAKMETQSMYVGELKRTIRTLEDKVAEMEAQQCNGIYIWKIGNFGMHLKSQEEERPVVIHSPGFYTGRPGYKLCMRLHLQLPTAQRCANYISLFVHTMQGEYDSHLPWPFQGTIRLTILDQSEAVIRQNHEEVMDAKPELLAFQRPTIPRNPKGFGYVTFMHLEALRQGTFIKDDTLLVRCEVSTRFDMGGLRKEGFQPRSTDAGV